Proteins from one Sander lucioperca isolate FBNREF2018 chromosome 16, SLUC_FBN_1.2, whole genome shotgun sequence genomic window:
- the LOC118493354 gene encoding THAP domain-containing protein 1-like, translated as MKKRFKYQRSIGTTAEHCCVPMCQASAKYNNVLSFHTFPTDEELRRKWVVAIRRDDFMITPHIRVCSRHFKKEDVCEPASEKGRRLLKKGAIPALFEWNNFSLPPVRTSVWERRDRPLPLEDHAPDQDEVMEEDSGPDPASAIAAENTALREEVRLLREQVESLTMKQRFGIHRFAASDKDIRFFTR; from the coding sequence ATGAAGAAAAGGTTTAAATACCAGCGATCTATTGGCACAACGGCTGAACACTGTTGTGTGCCAATGTGTCAGGCCTCTGCTAAGTACAACAATGTACTTAGTTTTCATACTTTCCCCACGGATGAAGAATTAAGACGCAAGTGGGTTGTCGCCATTCGTAGGGACGACTTCATGATAACGCCTCACATCCGGGTGTGTAGCCGgcattttaaaaaagaagatgTTTGTGAGCCAGCATCGGAGAAAGGACGACGACTGTTGAAAAAGGGAGCTATCCCAGCTTTATTTGAATGGAATAACTTCTCCCTCCCACCTGTAAGAACAAGTGTTTGGGAGAGGAGAGATAGACCGCTGCCGCTGGAGGATCACGCCCCGGACCAAGATGAAGTCATGGAGGAAGATTCTGGTCCTGATCCTGCCTCTGCAATCGCCGCCGAAAATACAGCTCTACGAGAGGAGGTTCGTCTGCTGAGGGAACAAGTTGAAAGCCTTACGATGAAGCAGAGGTTTGGGATTCATCGCTTTGCTGCCTCAGACAAGGACATCCGGTTCTTCACAAGGTAA